In Rhodoferax koreense, a genomic segment contains:
- a CDS encoding CsbD family protein translates to MNSDRIEGNWKEFKGKLKEQWGKLTDDDLDVFEGRRDQLIGRIQQRHGLTQEAADREVLDWEKKNPSFFFEKS, encoded by the coding sequence ATGAACAGCGATCGCATCGAAGGCAACTGGAAAGAGTTCAAGGGCAAGCTCAAGGAGCAATGGGGCAAGCTGACCGACGACGACCTCGACGTCTTCGAAGGCCGCCGCGACCAGTTGATCGGCCGCATCCAGCAGCGCCACGGCCTGACGCAGGAAGCCGCGGACCGTGAAGTGCTGGATTGGGAGAAGAAGAACCCCAGTTTCTTCTTCGAGAAATCCTGA